The proteins below are encoded in one region of Sphaerodactylus townsendi isolate TG3544 linkage group LG06, MPM_Stown_v2.3, whole genome shotgun sequence:
- the GTSE1 gene encoding G2 and S phase-expressed protein 1 isoform X2: MEEGKLVVDSECKMKDSKPDECINNDFPQLSDEKFDFDLSLSPSSENEDEVFVGPMSHKEKCIAVAVEACVGAGGSIPPSSAVNLKWSPLAGEKFAEIVKEAHLVALQLQSGSKTKKKHANQVADQRPESVEKFVQESKSKLKTFETSIKTERTPRAVKRETYCVWESPISQLPHSFQKHSRQPVEEPERKSTYSPSSRRHLKSLGSLEDLLSSKSSIVPDAKVCPLVQDKRRLPTPGKLSMKTIQLKPSNDVQMRRNTLSSSSSSRSSMNSSLNSSLSISPKKGKVKTNIVAKASTCGSEVSSGTTKAAMVRSMKLSSVQASHSDLPGKQEKSTCAAKGSPSVNVAKCKADFESKISVSGIQRMSLDPRLHKSAQKMQEGRGRSCSENKMGFTTKEGMSSENGAVRVLQPIAFLSGGNVGSKVASSPPVKQLEEQTVLKSCSSIKPILTPASIKRSGLPTPVGRRMSGIPARTPKTVPRSIASPNLLPVRQASRVLSKKTSEASSKRAKESNVQAAHSSSTSSTEGDEFPPQAVAVALDFSPEKSPSHKQDLAENQKPAEETQRKEGLLVDVEIDTPPAACQECENKPLIDFFNTPEIIKTLPLKPKEKLQDLGFPLIYFSPEGNKENLDSPLIKF, translated from the exons ATGGAAGAAGGAAAACTGGTTGTTGATTCAGAATGTAAAATGAAAGACAGCAAACCAGATGAGTGCATCAATAATG ACTTTCCTCAGCTCTCTGATGAAAAATTTGATTTTGACCTTTCGCTGTCTCCTTCAAG TGAAAATGAGGATGAAGTATTTGTCGGACCTATGAGCCATAAAGAGAAATGCATTGCAGTGGCTGTTGAAGCCTGTGTTGGGGCCGGAGGGAGCATCCCACCATCGTCTGCAGTTAACCTGAAGTGGAGCCCACTTGCTGGGGAGAAGTTTGCAGAGATTGTTAAAGAAGCTCATCTGGTAGCTCTTCAGCTCCAAAGCggtagcaaaacaaaaaaaaagcatgctAACCAGGTGGCAGATCAGAGACCCGAGTCTGTGGAAAAATTTGTGCAAGAATCAAAATCCAAACTGAAAACCTTTGAGACAAGCATTAAGACAGAGAGAACCCCCAGGGCTGTGAAAAGAGAGACCTACTGTGTTTGGGAAAGTCCGATATCTCAGCTCCCACATTCCTTTCAGAAGCATTCAAGGCAACCGGTAGAAGAG CCAGAACGAAAGAGCACGTACAGTCCTTCCAGCAGGAGGCACTTGAAAAGCTTGGGGTCACTTGAAGATCTTCTCTCTAGCAAATCGAGTATTGTCCCAGATGCCAAAGTCTGTCCCTTGGTACAAGACAAGAGAAGGCTTCCTACTCCTGGCAAG CTAAGTATGAAGACCATACAACTGAAGCCATCTAATGATGTTCAAATGCGGAGGAACACTTTGTCTTCATCATCATCGTCACGTTCTAGCATGAATTCAAGCTTGAATTCAAGTCTGTCCATCTCCcctaaaaaaggaaaag TTAAAACAAATATTGTTGCAAAAGCATCTACATGCGGCTCCGAGGTCTCCTCTGGTACAACCAAGGCAGCTATGGTTAGATCTATGAAGTTGTCATCTGTCCAGGCTTCCCATTCAGACTTGCCTGGGAAACAGGAGAAATCAACCTGTGCTGCAAAAGGAAGTCCTTCTGTGAATGTGGCCAAATGTAAAGCTGATTTTGAATCCAAGATTTCAGTCAGTGGGATTCAGAGAATGAGTTTGGATCCTAGACTGCACAAATCAGCACAGAAAATgcaagaaggcagaggcagatcCTGTTCTGAAAATAAGATGGGATTCACTACAAAGGAAG GTATGTCTTCAGAAAATGGAGCAGTGAGAGTATTACAACCAATTGCATTCCTATCAGGTGGTAATGTTGGAAG TAAAGTTGCAAGCAGCCCACCTGTCAAACAGTTGGAAGAACAGACTGTGTTAAAATCCTGTTCTTCCATAAAGCCTATCCTGACTCCAGCCAGTATAAAGCGTTCTGGATTGCCTACACCTGTTGGCCGTCGTATGTCAGGAATTCCAGCAAGGACGCCTAAAACTGTGCCTAGATCAATAGCTTCACCCAACCTTCTACCTGTTCGCCAAGCCTCTCGTGTGCTATCCAAAAAAACATCAGAAGCGAG TTCTAAAAGGGCAAAAGAAAGCAATGTTCAGGCAGCCCACAGCTCATCAACCTCTTCCACTGAAGGAGATGAGTTTCCTCCTCAAGCTGTGGCTGTTGCGCTTGATTTTTCACCTGAGAAGTCGCCTTCACACAAACAGGACTTAGCTGAAAATCAAAAACCAGCTGAAGAAACACAAAGGAAGGAG GGTTTACTGGTAGATGTTGAGATAGACACACCACCAGCTGCCTGCCAGGAATGTGAAAATAAGCCTCTCATTGATTTCTTTAACACCCCTGAAATCATTAAAACTCTTCCACTGAAGCCAAAAGAAAAG CTACAAGACCTGGGCTTTCCTCTTATCTACTTCAGTCCTGAAGGAAATAAAGAAAATCTGGATTCTCCTTTAATAAAGTTCTGA
- the GTSE1 gene encoding G2 and S phase-expressed protein 1 isoform X1: MEEGKLVVDSECKMKDSKPDECINNDFPQLSDEKFDFDLSLSPSSENEDEVFVGPMSHKEKCIAVAVEACVGAGGSIPPSSAVNLKWSPLAGEKFAEIVKEAHLVALQLQSGSKTKKKHANQVADQRPESVEKFVQESKSKLKTFETSIKTERTPRAVKRETYCVWESPISQLPHSFQKHSRQPVEEVGNLHSPLMPQKVSSPRTDKLPKSFITQVAQGCADKDVKKSSTLQTLKTSYVLGNNSLVLEQPERKSTYSPSSRRHLKSLGSLEDLLSSKSSIVPDAKVCPLVQDKRRLPTPGKLSMKTIQLKPSNDVQMRRNTLSSSSSSRSSMNSSLNSSLSISPKKGKVKTNIVAKASTCGSEVSSGTTKAAMVRSMKLSSVQASHSDLPGKQEKSTCAAKGSPSVNVAKCKADFESKISVSGIQRMSLDPRLHKSAQKMQEGRGRSCSENKMGFTTKEGMSSENGAVRVLQPIAFLSGGNVGSKVASSPPVKQLEEQTVLKSCSSIKPILTPASIKRSGLPTPVGRRMSGIPARTPKTVPRSIASPNLLPVRQASRVLSKKTSEASSKRAKESNVQAAHSSSTSSTEGDEFPPQAVAVALDFSPEKSPSHKQDLAENQKPAEETQRKEGLLVDVEIDTPPAACQECENKPLIDFFNTPEIIKTLPLKPKEKLQDLGFPLIYFSPEGNKENLDSPLIKF; this comes from the exons ATGGAAGAAGGAAAACTGGTTGTTGATTCAGAATGTAAAATGAAAGACAGCAAACCAGATGAGTGCATCAATAATG ACTTTCCTCAGCTCTCTGATGAAAAATTTGATTTTGACCTTTCGCTGTCTCCTTCAAG TGAAAATGAGGATGAAGTATTTGTCGGACCTATGAGCCATAAAGAGAAATGCATTGCAGTGGCTGTTGAAGCCTGTGTTGGGGCCGGAGGGAGCATCCCACCATCGTCTGCAGTTAACCTGAAGTGGAGCCCACTTGCTGGGGAGAAGTTTGCAGAGATTGTTAAAGAAGCTCATCTGGTAGCTCTTCAGCTCCAAAGCggtagcaaaacaaaaaaaaagcatgctAACCAGGTGGCAGATCAGAGACCCGAGTCTGTGGAAAAATTTGTGCAAGAATCAAAATCCAAACTGAAAACCTTTGAGACAAGCATTAAGACAGAGAGAACCCCCAGGGCTGTGAAAAGAGAGACCTACTGTGTTTGGGAAAGTCCGATATCTCAGCTCCCACATTCCTTTCAGAAGCATTCAAGGCAACCGGTAGAAGAGGTGGGCAACTTGCATTCTCCACTAATGCCTCAGAAAGTATCCAGTCCTAGAACAGACAAATTGCCCAAATCATTCATCACACAAGTAGCACAAGGTTGTGCAGACAAAGATGTTAAAAAATCAAGCACGCTGCAGACTCTAAAAACTTCATATGTGCTTGGAAACAACTCTTTAGTGTTGGAACAG CCAGAACGAAAGAGCACGTACAGTCCTTCCAGCAGGAGGCACTTGAAAAGCTTGGGGTCACTTGAAGATCTTCTCTCTAGCAAATCGAGTATTGTCCCAGATGCCAAAGTCTGTCCCTTGGTACAAGACAAGAGAAGGCTTCCTACTCCTGGCAAG CTAAGTATGAAGACCATACAACTGAAGCCATCTAATGATGTTCAAATGCGGAGGAACACTTTGTCTTCATCATCATCGTCACGTTCTAGCATGAATTCAAGCTTGAATTCAAGTCTGTCCATCTCCcctaaaaaaggaaaag TTAAAACAAATATTGTTGCAAAAGCATCTACATGCGGCTCCGAGGTCTCCTCTGGTACAACCAAGGCAGCTATGGTTAGATCTATGAAGTTGTCATCTGTCCAGGCTTCCCATTCAGACTTGCCTGGGAAACAGGAGAAATCAACCTGTGCTGCAAAAGGAAGTCCTTCTGTGAATGTGGCCAAATGTAAAGCTGATTTTGAATCCAAGATTTCAGTCAGTGGGATTCAGAGAATGAGTTTGGATCCTAGACTGCACAAATCAGCACAGAAAATgcaagaaggcagaggcagatcCTGTTCTGAAAATAAGATGGGATTCACTACAAAGGAAG GTATGTCTTCAGAAAATGGAGCAGTGAGAGTATTACAACCAATTGCATTCCTATCAGGTGGTAATGTTGGAAG TAAAGTTGCAAGCAGCCCACCTGTCAAACAGTTGGAAGAACAGACTGTGTTAAAATCCTGTTCTTCCATAAAGCCTATCCTGACTCCAGCCAGTATAAAGCGTTCTGGATTGCCTACACCTGTTGGCCGTCGTATGTCAGGAATTCCAGCAAGGACGCCTAAAACTGTGCCTAGATCAATAGCTTCACCCAACCTTCTACCTGTTCGCCAAGCCTCTCGTGTGCTATCCAAAAAAACATCAGAAGCGAG TTCTAAAAGGGCAAAAGAAAGCAATGTTCAGGCAGCCCACAGCTCATCAACCTCTTCCACTGAAGGAGATGAGTTTCCTCCTCAAGCTGTGGCTGTTGCGCTTGATTTTTCACCTGAGAAGTCGCCTTCACACAAACAGGACTTAGCTGAAAATCAAAAACCAGCTGAAGAAACACAAAGGAAGGAG GGTTTACTGGTAGATGTTGAGATAGACACACCACCAGCTGCCTGCCAGGAATGTGAAAATAAGCCTCTCATTGATTTCTTTAACACCCCTGAAATCATTAAAACTCTTCCACTGAAGCCAAAAGAAAAG CTACAAGACCTGGGCTTTCCTCTTATCTACTTCAGTCCTGAAGGAAATAAAGAAAATCTGGATTCTCCTTTAATAAAGTTCTGA